A portion of the Limanda limanda chromosome 3, fLimLim1.1, whole genome shotgun sequence genome contains these proteins:
- the zdhhc1 gene encoding palmitoyltransferase ZDHHC1, whose product MDACSRNPNRTAPVGEDGLPGADVPLCSRTNGWSLPPHPFQLLAWLLYVYFAVTSFGVFIPLLPAHWIPAGYICTGILFVCHLCVHVIAVSIDPADYNVRTTSHKGPVPVFDRSKHAHVIENCHCYLCQVDVGPKSKHCSACNKCVANFDHHCRWLNNCVGSRNYKLFLYSVVSALLGVCLVLVVASYVFIEFFLDPTQLRTDKHFLVRNDTGVWFVFLPVAPVRSAAAVIPCLAAVSVSLGLMSSVLLSHLFCFHVYLMWNRLSTYEYIVRQRHRHDNRDLRKPRLVKETETPSDVRDLNYSGTLGYTNPQLEVEEPTTVPARGEPEFLVNGRVRTVSSPVMEEEAPPTMSTQLKAAAHTHSHRRTQKKKKKVRKVPTEEPRVQCSSVAPPPDPSLSSGSLSQRLPFPVFPLRASLPPLALSSAPVQAAAPPAEYHSDSAESLEEIPVALAKLGSSSSAAAGDASSSSHRTFPGFPLPSPQPRTNRKSSSSRANKSAAELRFEMASTQLPTVFVSRASGEAAEPREDGFNLSRRQMGPRPGTRPGSRPGSRPGSRPGSRPASRASLGSGAASWMER is encoded by the exons ATGGATGCGTGCAGCAGGAACCCGAACCGCACGGCGCCGGTTGGCGAGGACGGGCTGCCGGGCGCCGACGTGCCGCTCTGCTCTCGCACTAACGGCTGGAGTCTGCCTCCTCATCCCTTCCAGCTGCTGGCGTGGCTGCTCTACGTCTACTTCGCTGTGACCAGCTTCGGCGTGTTCATCCCCCTGCTGCCGGCTCACTGGATCCCTGCAGGCTACATC TGCACGGgcatcctgtttgtgtgtcacttgtGTGTGCACGTGATAGCGGTGTCCATCGACCCGGCCGACTACAACGTCAGAACCACGAGCCACAAAGGTCCGGTCCCGGTGTTCGACCGCTCCAAACACGCACACGTCATCGAGAACTGCCACTGCTACCTCTGCCAGGTGGACGt ggGACCGAAGTCTAAACACTGCAGTGCCTGTAACAAGTGCGTCGCCAACTTCGACCATCACTGTCGCTGGCTCAACAACTGTGTCGGGAGCAGGAACTACAA gttgttCCTCTACAGCGTTGTCTCCGCTCTGCTGGGCGTCTGTCTGGTTCTGGTCGTCGCCTCCTACGTCTTCATCGAATTCTTTCTGGACCCGACTCAGCTCCGCACGGACAAACACTTCCTGG tgagGAACGATACAGGTGTGTGGTTCGTCTTCCTGCCCGTGGCGCCGGTCCGATCAGCAGCAGCCGTGATCCCGTGTCTCGCCGCCGTCTCCGTGTCCCTCGGTCTGATGTCCTCAGTTCTGCTGAGTCACCTCTTCTGCTTCCACGTCTACCTGA tgtgGAACAGACTCAGCACCTATGAGTACATTGTGCGGCAGCGTCATCGTCACGACAACCGAGACTTGAGGAAACCAAGACTAGTGAAGGAGACGGAAACTCCTTCAGACGTCAGg GACCTGAACTACTCCGGGACACTGGGTTATACCAACCctcagctggaggtggaggaacCTACCACTGTGCCAGCGCGGGGGGAGCCAGA gttcCTGGTTAACGGCAGAGTGAGGACTGTGTCCAGTCCTGTCATGGAGGAAGAAGCTCCTCCCACCATGTCTACACAACTAAAAGCAGcggcacatacacactcacaccgaCGCACACAG aaaaagaagaagaaagtccGTAAAGTTCCAACGGAGGAACCGAGGGTGCAGTGCTCGAGCGTGGCTCCGCCCCCAG ATCCCAGTCTCTCCTCCGGGTCGCTCAGTCAGCGACTTCCTTTCCCCGTCTTTCCTCTGAGGGCCTCCCTGCCCCCCCTCGCCCTCAGCTCCGCCCCCGTGCAGGCCGCCGCCCCCCCGGCCGAGTACCACTCGGACTCTGCAGAGTCCCTGGAGGAGATCCCGGTGGCGTTGGCCAAACTGGGCTCTTCGTCCTCTGCCGCTGCCGGAgacgcctcctcctcttcacacagAACCTTCCCCGGGTTCCCCCTCCCCTCGCCGCAGCCCAGGACTAACAGgaagtcctcctcctcccgcgcAAATAAGAGCGCGGCCGAGCTGAGGTTTGAGATGGCGTCCACGCAGCTGCCCACGGTGTTCGTCAGCCGGGCCAGCGGAGAGGCCGCTGAGCCCCGAGAGGACGGCTTCAACCTGAGCAGGAGGCAGATGGGGCCGAGACCCGGGACCAGACCTGGATCCAGACCCGGGTCCAGACCTGGATCCAGACCCGGGTCCAGACCGGCGTCCCGGGCGTCACTGGGCTCGGGTGCAGCTTCCTGGATGGAGCGATAA